From the Synergistales bacterium genome, one window contains:
- the miaA gene encoding tRNA (adenosine(37)-N6)-dimethylallyltransferase MiaA, with the protein MPGERIVVPALIGPTASGKTSLSLRIARELNAEVISVDSRQVYRYMDVGTDKVDRQTRYEILHHLIDVADPDEVYSAADFVRQATDAVRRIRARGRLPLLVGGTPFYFSALAEGLLSGDLPKDEQLRRELEAEAERNGRAALHARLQKADPGAAATIHPNDTTRVVRALEITLLSGKPVTEVYGEQERMESPVEPRYIGLAPDRGGLYGIIAQRVRAQFAAGYVEEVAWLLQKGFARDLPAMKGFGYREIAAHLQGECTLEEAIQGDIRSTKAFSRRQMTWFRKFPGVVWYDAGSACADEAVFDEICGLCLANAGEERD; encoded by the coding sequence ATGCCCGGGGAACGCATCGTTGTGCCGGCTCTCATCGGCCCGACCGCGTCGGGCAAGACATCGCTGAGTCTGCGGATCGCCCGGGAGCTCAACGCCGAGGTGATCTCCGTGGACTCCCGGCAGGTCTACCGGTACATGGATGTGGGGACCGACAAGGTGGACCGGCAGACCCGCTACGAGATCCTGCACCATCTGATCGATGTGGCCGATCCCGATGAGGTCTACTCCGCGGCGGATTTCGTCCGTCAGGCTACCGATGCGGTGCGGCGCATCCGGGCGCGGGGGAGGCTGCCGCTGCTGGTGGGCGGCACGCCCTTCTATTTCAGCGCTCTTGCCGAGGGGCTGCTCTCCGGTGACCTGCCGAAAGACGAGCAGCTCCGGAGGGAGCTGGAAGCGGAGGCGGAACGGAACGGTCGGGCCGCGCTGCACGCCAGGTTGCAGAAGGCGGATCCGGGAGCGGCGGCGACGATCCACCCCAACGACACCACCCGGGTGGTGCGGGCGCTGGAGATCACCCTTCTTTCCGGCAAACCGGTGACGGAGGTCTATGGGGAACAGGAACGGATGGAATCGCCGGTGGAACCCCGGTACATCGGCCTTGCACCGGATCGTGGCGGGCTGTACGGTATCATTGCCCAGCGGGTACGGGCGCAGTTTGCCGCCGGATATGTGGAGGAGGTGGCGTGGCTGCTCCAAAAGGGCTTTGCCAGGGATCTTCCCGCCATGAAGGGCTTCGGATACCGGGAGATCGCCGCCCATCTGCAGGGGGAATGCACGCTGGAGGAGGCGATCCAGGGGGATATCCGCTCCACCAAGGCCTTTTCCCGCCGACAGATGACCTGGTTCCGGAAATTTCCTGGCGTTGTGTGGTATGATGCTGGCAGTGCCTGTGCCGACGAGGCGGTTTTTGACGAAATCTGCGGGCTTTGCCTGGCGAATGCAGGGGAGGAACGTGATTGA
- the ispH gene encoding 4-hydroxy-3-methylbut-2-enyl diphosphate reductase, giving the protein MTVRCAEPNGFCFGVRRAIDTLETALRDYGEVYALGSPIHNPPEVARLERLGLKVVHDTEDVPEGAVVFVRAHGLSPEEMERCRRRNVHLIDGTCPFVSKAQERAAFLSDQGYDVVIVGDENHPEVRGIRGCVIGRAYVVSGPEALPATFPSGKVGVVCQTTQKEPNLAAVVAALVPHIVELRVYNTICGATAARQDAVRFMAQDVDGIIIIGGKNSANTRKLVEIAESESVDVTWVEDPEELDSRWLDKHSILGVAAGASTPDWLIDKLISRLATRRSSRGMEGYVGEQPRSGDH; this is encoded by the coding sequence TTGACAGTACGTTGTGCGGAGCCCAACGGCTTCTGTTTCGGGGTCCGTCGGGCCATCGACACCCTGGAGACAGCACTGCGCGACTACGGCGAGGTCTATGCCCTGGGCAGCCCGATCCACAATCCGCCGGAGGTCGCACGGCTGGAGCGGCTTGGTCTGAAAGTGGTGCACGATACAGAGGATGTGCCGGAGGGTGCTGTAGTCTTTGTCCGCGCCCACGGGCTCTCCCCGGAGGAGATGGAACGGTGCCGGCGCCGGAATGTCCATCTGATCGACGGAACCTGCCCCTTTGTCAGCAAGGCCCAGGAACGGGCCGCCTTCCTGTCCGATCAAGGGTACGATGTCGTGATTGTAGGAGACGAGAACCATCCGGAGGTACGCGGCATCCGCGGCTGCGTCATCGGGCGCGCCTATGTGGTGAGCGGTCCGGAGGCATTGCCGGCGACGTTTCCTTCAGGCAAGGTGGGGGTGGTCTGCCAGACCACGCAGAAGGAGCCGAACCTTGCGGCCGTGGTGGCGGCACTGGTGCCGCACATTGTCGAGCTCAGGGTGTACAACACAATCTGCGGAGCCACGGCGGCCCGCCAGGACGCTGTGCGCTTTATGGCACAGGATGTTGATGGTATTATTATCATAGGTGGCAAGAATAGCGCGAATACGCGGAAGCTTGTTGAGATAGCCGAGAGCGAATCTGTGGATGTGACCTGGGTGGAAGACCCGGAAGAGCTTGACAGTCGATGGCTTGACAAGCATTCTATATTGGGAGTTGCCGCCGGGGCGAGCACCCCGGATTGGCTTATCGATAAACTTATCTCAAGACTCGCGACGCGCAGGTCGTCAAGGGGGATGGAAGGTTATGTTGGAGAACAACCGAGAAGTGGAGACCACTGA
- the mutL gene encoding DNA mismatch repair endonuclease MutL codes for MIHRLPEEIASRIAAGEVVERPVSVVKELLENALDAGSTRVTVAVRQGGRGSIVVEDNGGGIPFEELSLSLERYATSKLQGIDDLEHIGTLGYRGEALSSIAAVGRVELRSRRSDADEGGMIRAEAGEPGEPRRISCTPGTRVQVEDLFFNLPARRKFLKSAAAEYRRIVEVVQRYALAYPQVAFQLYKDGRRTFAAPGDGELPSLLEQLWGPEPPARHASVEGERSALTAWWQPAPGGSRMNVVSFVNGRFFQDGVVRAALHEVRGSTEGEWLLFVRVPPEDVDVNIHPAKREVRFKRSREIFDIIRRAGTELLGAPLEVGLDRPVPERPPQKERERHGPPLSGNRVHAPSGRAAFQGVVGPEKQAPDREAWPFDTRNEASRGPQPRTEAPGEGPPMPGVGSTDPAPDRGRREQERPVRYLGQLDTGYLLFDDGGDLLLMDPHAAHERVRYEEILDIGTRGIRSQGMAEGIVLPPTLAAQAEEYREGLAELGFSLTAGAETVRLDAVPSLGAVGEAAEPVALLRAAVAAVEENRDEPVREIWARWAMRACRGAVKLGERLAPREAERLLQRLQNSERPDSCPHGRPTVRRIAAAQLARYFGRE; via the coding sequence ATGATCCATCGCTTGCCTGAGGAGATCGCCTCCCGTATTGCCGCGGGAGAGGTGGTGGAACGCCCCGTTTCGGTGGTCAAGGAGCTTCTGGAGAACGCCCTCGACGCCGGCTCGACCAGGGTGACCGTGGCGGTCCGTCAGGGCGGCCGGGGGAGTATCGTGGTGGAGGACAACGGCGGCGGCATCCCCTTCGAGGAGCTTTCGCTCTCCCTCGAACGCTACGCCACCAGCAAGCTCCAGGGGATCGACGACCTGGAGCACATCGGGACGCTGGGGTACCGCGGCGAGGCGCTCTCCAGCATTGCCGCAGTGGGACGGGTGGAGCTCCGCAGCCGCCGCAGCGACGCCGACGAAGGCGGGATGATCCGGGCGGAGGCCGGCGAGCCCGGGGAGCCCCGGCGGATCTCCTGTACGCCGGGCACCAGGGTGCAGGTGGAGGATCTCTTTTTCAATCTGCCGGCCCGGCGGAAGTTCCTCAAGAGCGCCGCCGCCGAGTACCGGCGGATCGTGGAGGTGGTCCAGCGCTATGCGCTGGCCTATCCGCAGGTGGCCTTCCAGCTCTACAAGGACGGCCGCCGGACCTTCGCCGCCCCGGGCGACGGGGAGCTGCCGTCCCTCCTGGAGCAGCTCTGGGGGCCCGAGCCCCCGGCCCGCCATGCCTCCGTGGAGGGGGAACGGTCGGCGCTGACCGCCTGGTGGCAGCCGGCGCCGGGCGGGTCGCGGATGAATGTGGTCTCCTTTGTCAACGGGCGCTTTTTCCAGGACGGTGTGGTGCGTGCGGCGCTGCACGAGGTCAGGGGCAGCACCGAGGGTGAGTGGCTGCTCTTTGTCCGGGTGCCGCCGGAGGATGTGGATGTGAATATCCATCCCGCCAAACGGGAGGTGCGCTTCAAGCGGAGCCGGGAGATCTTCGATATCATCCGCCGGGCCGGCACGGAGCTGCTGGGCGCCCCGCTGGAGGTCGGACTGGATCGGCCGGTGCCGGAGCGTCCGCCCCAGAAAGAGCGGGAACGGCACGGTCCGCCGCTTTCCGGGAACCGGGTGCACGCACCCTCGGGACGAGCCGCCTTTCAGGGGGTGGTGGGCCCCGAAAAACAGGCGCCTGACAGGGAGGCCTGGCCCTTCGACACCCGAAACGAGGCCTCCAGGGGGCCGCAACCCCGGACAGAGGCCCCCGGCGAAGGGCCGCCCATGCCCGGTGTCGGATCGACCGATCCCGCACCAGACCGGGGGAGGCGGGAGCAGGAGCGGCCGGTGCGCTATCTCGGCCAGCTCGACACGGGATACCTGCTCTTCGACGACGGCGGCGACCTCCTGCTCATGGATCCCCACGCGGCCCACGAGCGGGTGCGGTACGAGGAGATCCTCGACATCGGCACGAGAGGGATCCGTTCGCAGGGAATGGCGGAAGGGATCGTCCTGCCCCCCACACTGGCGGCGCAGGCCGAGGAGTATCGGGAAGGGCTTGCGGAGCTGGGTTTCTCGCTGACTGCGGGAGCGGAAACGGTGCGGCTCGACGCCGTGCCGTCTCTCGGTGCCGTCGGGGAGGCGGCCGAACCGGTGGCGCTGCTCCGTGCGGCGGTGGCGGCCGTGGAGGAGAACCGCGACGAACCCGTCCGGGAGATCTGGGCCCGCTGGGCGATGCGTGCCTGCAGGGGAGCGGTGAAGCTCGGCGAGAGGCTGGCGCCCCGGGAAGCGGAGCGGCTTCTGCAGCGACTGCAGAACAGCGAGCGCCCCGACAGCTGCCCCCATGGACGTCCGACGGTGCGGCGTATCGCCGCGGCGCAGCTGGCGCGCTATTTCGGGAGGGAGTAG